Proteins encoded by one window of Elaeis guineensis isolate ETL-2024a chromosome 12, EG11, whole genome shotgun sequence:
- the LOC105055186 gene encoding uncharacterized protein: MRSGGDHQSRPSGHRTATAAAAVQSWKGWRSLPFLLTPLLFLLVLTITSSTMNRSSPLKLLLFRTSQPLSSFSSSDDPVESRNRELDRSRMAICLVGGARRFELTGPSIVRNLLREYPNADLFLHSPFDKDAYKLSILKSAPRIASVRIFAPVQIPTTESHTRVLSARNSPNGIQGLLQYFSLVEGCLELIESHESRGNFTYDWIVRTRVDGYWSGPLDPAAFERGSYLVPPGSQYGGLNDRLGVGDRSTSTVALSRLSLIPRLNVAGYRELNSESAFKAQLATSHVVPREMPTPFCVMSDRRYSFPPERYGVPVAAIGSRGPLSGAKCRPCLPVCVGPCVEKVAEKLDRWWSWTEWRNGSLELCDASGGWEKGWEKLFDEVAGKEAAAERTRVVKMDMKHCVRDFKAMRRRTASWAAPPAEQMCGLGLGGFNSTSEKLVST, translated from the exons ATGAGGAGCGGTGGCGATCACCAGTCCCGACCCTCCGGCCACCGCACGGCTACTGCCGCCGCCGCCGTCCAATCATGGAAAGGATGGCGGTCCCTCCCGTTTCTCCTCACccctctcctctttctcctcGTCCTCACCATAACCTCCTCCACCATGAACCGGAGCTCTCCTCTCAAACTCCTCCTCTTCCGCACCTCCCAACCCCTGTCATCCTTCTCCTCCTCCGATGATCCTGTCGAGTCGAGGAACCGCGAGCTGGATCGGTCGAGAATGGCGATTTGTCTCGTCGGAGGCGCGAGGCGGTTTGAACTCACGGGACCATCGATCGTGAGGAACTTGCTGAGGGAGTACCCGAATGCCGACTTGTTCCTCCACAGCCCATTCGATAAGGATGCATATAAGCTTTCTATTCTGAAGTCGGCGCCGAGGATCGCCAGCGTTCGGATCTTCGCCCCGGTCCAGATCCCCACGACCGAGTCTCATACCCGGGTTCTCTCCGCCCGCAACTCCCCCAACGGCATCCAG GGTTTGTTGCAGTATTTCTCCCTGGTGGAAGGCTGCCTAGAGTTGATCGAATCCCACGAATCTCGTGGCAACTTCACCTACGACTGGATCGTGCGGACCCGGGTGGACGGCTACTGGTCGGGCCCGCTAGACCCGGCCGCCTTCGAGCGGGGCTCCTATCTGGTTCCCCCCGGCTCCCAGTACGGCGGCCTCAACGACCGGCTCGGCGTCGGGGACCGGTCCACCTCGACGGTCGCCCTCTCCCGTCTCTCCCTCATCCCCCGCCTCAACGTTGCCGGCTACCGCGAGCTCAACTCCGAGTCCGCCTTCAAAGCCCAGCTGGCCACCTCCCACGTCGTGCCGCGGGAGATGCCGACGCCGTTCTGCGTGATGAGCGACCGCCGGTACTCATTCCCCCCGGAGAGGTATGGCGTGCCGGTGGCGGCCATAGGGAGCCGGGGCCCGCTGAGTGGGGCCAAGTGCCGGCCCTGCCTGCCGGTCTGCGTGGGCCCATGCGTCGAGAAGGTGGCGGAGAAGCTGGACCGCTGGTGGAGCTGGACGGAGTGGAGGAATGGGAGCCTGGAGCTCTGCGACGCAAGCGGCGGATGGGAGAAAGGGTGGGAGAAGTTATTCGATGAGGTGGCCGGGAAGGAGGCGGCGGCGGAGAGGACGAGGGTGGTGAAGATGGACATGAAGCACTGCGTTAGGGACTTCAAGGCCATGAGGCGAAGAACGGCCAGCTGGGCGGCGCCGCCGGCCGAGCAAATGTGTGGTTTAGGTCTGGGCGGGTTCAACTCCACGTCGGAGAAGTTGGTCTCCACTTAG
- the LOC105055187 gene encoding WD repeat-containing protein DWA2: MQGASTGIVYGGLKYQARCIADVKADPDHTSFLAGTLSLREENEVHLIRLLPSGTELVCEGLFYHPNEIWDLKSCPFDPRIFSTVFTSGETYGASIWKIPELYGQSNAPQLEQLVSLNEHSFKIKCVLWWPLGKHDKLISIDEGNLFLWSIDSSSKIAKVISKESVGMLHNLSGGAWDPHDRNAVAAICGSSLQFWDLRTMKKTNSIEHAQVRDVDYNPKKQHLVATAEDECGIRLWDLRMPRLPAKELPGHAHWTWAVRYNPEYDELILSAGTDSAVNLWLASTTGHDDSAAESLVDSPTRNIDPLLNSYNDYEDSIYGIAWSCREPSMFASLSYDGRVVVESAKPYIRTK; this comes from the exons ATGCAGGGAGCCTCCACCGGCATCGTCTACGGCGGCCTCAAATACCAG GCCAGATGCATCGCGGACGTCAAAGCCGATCCGGATCACACCAGCTTCCTCGCCGGCACCCTCAGCCTTCGGGAAGAGAACGAG GTCCATTTGATCCGGCTCTTGCCTTCGGGAACGGAGCTCGTGTGCGAGGGATTGTTCTACCACCCCAACGAGATCTGGGATCTCAAGTCCTGCCCCTTCGATCCAAGAATCTTCTCCACCGTCTTCACCTCCG GTGAAACTTATGGAGCGTCCATTTGGAAGATTCCTGAGTTATATGGTCAATCAAATGCTCCGCAACTAGAACAGCTTGTCTCTCTGAATGAACATTCTTTTAAGATCAAATG TGTCCTTTGGTGGCCATTGGGAAAGCATGATAAATTGATTAGCATTGATGAGGGAAATCTTTTCCTGTGGAGCATAGATTCTTCAAGTAAGATAGCTAAG GTGATATCAAAAGAATCTGTTGGAATGCTTCATAACTTGTCTGGTGGAGCATGGGATCCTCATGATCGGAATGCTGTTGCTGCAATATGTGGATCATCACTTCAGTTTTGGGATCTTCGTACAATGAA GAAGACAAATTCAATTGAGCACGCGCAAGTTAGGGAtgttgattataatcccaaaaagCAGCACCTAGTT GCCACTGCAGAGGATGAATGTGGGATACGGTTATGGGATCTTAGAATGCCTAGGCTTCCTGCAAAAGAGCTCCCGGGACATGCACATTG GACTTGGGCTGTTCGCTACAACCCAGAGTATGATGAGCTGAttttg AGTGCTGGAACAGATTCAGCTGTCAACTTGTGGTTGGCTTCCACCACTGGCCATGATGATTCAGCCGCTGAAAG TCTAGTTGACTCACCTACACGCAACATAGATCCACTTCTCAACTCGTACAATGACTATGAAGATAGCATTTATG GTATTGCATGGAGCTGTCGGGAACCTTCAATGTTTGCATCACTGTCATATGATGGGAGG GTGGTTGTTGAATCAGCAAAGCCATACATCCGGACCAAGTGA